The proteins below come from a single Molothrus ater isolate BHLD 08-10-18 breed brown headed cowbird chromosome 3, BPBGC_Mater_1.1, whole genome shotgun sequence genomic window:
- the LOC118685391 gene encoding LOW QUALITY PROTEIN: zinc finger protein 845-like (The sequence of the model RefSeq protein was modified relative to this genomic sequence to represent the inferred CDS: inserted 1 base in 1 codon), with protein sequence MPTELGVAQASAERIPPPAADSEPEVFEIVLPITVLVLSDEDFLQDDDSDQETSIPEXEQEFKLNNICLRNEVEPSNDSSSVGNWDANKTVSNEENCIKYSEEKWLAESVCNTSKLSLSDVHDADTDRYGPNFMLPTSSCKTELPEIVKCSDGEDCADNDGFRGIPPLLSSADSDRADTLETLEVALKHEEEPVSIASVLFDGSPQTQAELHKEFEIIVKMEDSDSSKNGDDEIDYREISKFEDETLSSPLEHGLKEEEKFTYNCPDPFLNECSTFKEHLEDVGKPDMNASTSAESNTTGEHIYKMLTPFPKKRYQQQKVVSSHASPEEFQSQQEGLTWLNDGVTITPLPKTSCFAKENERSSSKCRFCSSVFKCSAHLKKHIYSAHKDKKIHKCCFCKKTFFFSFNLKNHLKFHKKIARLQKARKKRISARKGRQKGSEGKSETKKKESKYKKFFIKIERDFTPLDVPVSFSCRICFFVSSSPRSFIHHMKGHKERPPYQCPQCDYSCSSLSYLLNHMYWHAGYKLYQCRFCTFFSLYFASMVRHSHVHTGDKPYCCELCQVAFTSTSGLERHRRTHAKTETCQAQQPNCLSGRKRTENPPKNYTCDECNLEFYTKGHLSFHKKFHEQLKADGYTSQSNKCASTKGKADGDSPGHVSHSLFGRENDCLGRGILASEVEFEQEGDVWDNKKICPGKKFLENSQGSNSLAVAGNRSEVPRTSYQMDTITYKEEPFFKSETSHSQVQDNASFHNFVENLEDRHPSNLNTFQTYRCQHCSYATAVPNNFRLHLKIHTDERPFVCKECNETFKTSNHLQKHSLLHVKNGEEFGSCLFAERCLEKLELHHEVQRGTYPERDFDSCKGSNSSLLASEVWGVQQGVQRGTANDVQAQSQPLLYQCSECSYATGILSNLELHIRTHTGEKPYSCPVCQKKFRTSSHLKRHRLTHLNVGHFKCMSCDYSTNKWLSLKQHLASHTGEGTSSPGCFYEHKELPVKTYRCEECGYCTAHNGNLKLHLRIHTGEKPFQCGQCSLAFRTSSHLKRHWLTHLKLHCRRCRYSTVDKQAFQKHIKTHKKKYRCAKCNVVLPTKKLLEKHKQRHDVGM encoded by the exons ATGCCGACGGAGCTGGGAGTGGCGCAGGCGAGCGCGGAGCGGATCCCGCCGCCGGCCGCCGATAGCG AGCCCGAGGTGTTTGAGATTGTGCTGCCAATCACTGTCTTGGTGCTGAGCGATGAGGATTTTCTCCAGGATGATGATAGTGACCAGGAAACGTCCATTCCCG TGGAGCAGGAGTTTAAATTAAACAATATTTGCCTAAGAAATGAAGTGGAGCCTTCaaatgacagcagcagtgtAGGCAATTGGGATGCAAACAAGACTGtttcaaatgaagaaaattgtATTAAGTACTCCGAAGAGAAATGGCTTGCTGAGAGTGTGTGTAACACATCGAAATTATCTTTAAGTGATGTCCATGATGCAGACACGGATAGATATGGTCCAAATTTCATGTTACCTACATCATCTTGTAAAACAGAGCTTCCAGAGATAGTGAAATGCAGTGATGGAGAAGATTGTGCTGATAATGATGGCTTTCGGGGgattcctcctctcctctcctctgctgaCAGTGACAGAGCTGACACTTTGGAGACATTGGAAGTGGCACTCAAACATGAAGAAGAACCTGTCAGTATTGCAAGTGTTCTTTTTGATGGCAGTCCACAGACACAAGCAGAACTCCACAAGGAATTTGAGATAATTGTTAAAATGGAAG ATTCTGATTCCTCAAAGAATGGAGATGATGAAATTGATTACAGGGAAATAAGCAAATTTGAAGATGAAACTCTGAGTTCTCCTTTGGAACATGGCttgaaagaagaagagaaatttacCTACAATTGTCCTGATCCATTTCTTAATGAATGTTCTACTTTTAAGGAACATCTAGAAGATGTAGGGAAACCTGACATGAATGCTTCTACTTCTGCTGAATCAAATACTACTGGAGAGCATATTTACAAGATGTTAACACCATTCCCTAAGAAAAGATACCAGCAACAAAAAGTTGTTTCTTCTCATGCAAGCCCAGAAGAGTTCCAGAGCCAGCAAGAAGGTTTAACATGGCTGAATGATGGTGTGACCATCACACCTCTTCCTAAAACATCTTGTTTTGCAAAGGAGAATGAAAGATCGAGTTCCAAGTGCAGGTTTTGTAGTTCTGTGTTTAAATGCAGTGCACACCTGAAGAAACATATTTATTCAGCTCATAAAGataagaaaatacataaatgctgcttttgtaaaaaaacttttttcttttctttcaatctTAAGAATCACCTTAAATTTCATAAGAAGATTGCTAGATTgcaaaaggcaagaaaaaaaagaataagtGCGAGGAAAGGGAGGCAGAAAGGATCTGAAGGAAAATCTGAGaccaagaaaaaagaaagtaaatataagaaatttttcattaagATTGAAAGGGACTTTACACCTCTGGATGTGCCAGTTAGCTTTTCCTGCCGaatctgtttctttgtttcatcCAGTCCTAGGAGTTTTATACATCACATGAAGGGACACAAGGAGAGACCACCTTACCAGTGCCCTCAGTGTGATTATTCCTGCAGCAGCTTGTCCTACCTGTTAAATCACATGTACTGGCATGCTGGCTATAAGCTCTACCAGTGCAGGTTCTGCacctttttttcattgtattttgCAAGCATGGTGAGGCACAGCCACGTCCACACAGGGGATAAACCATATTGCTGTGAGCTCTGCCAGGTAGCATTCACCAGCACCTCAGGGTTGGAGAGACACAGGAGGACACATGCAAAGACAGAAACATGCCAGGCACAGCAACCCAACTGCCTGAGTGGGAGAAAGAGAACTGAAAATCCTCCAAAGAATTACACATGTGATGAATGTAATCTGGAGTTCTACACCAAGGGACATCTCAGCTTTCACAAGAAATTTCATGAACAGTTAAAGGCTGATGGTTACACGAGTCAGAGCAATAAATGTGcaagcacaaaaggcaaagctgATGGTGATTCTCCAGGACATGTTTCTCACTCTCTTTTTGGTAGAGAAAATGATTGTCTGGGTAGGGGAATCCTGGCTTCAGAAGTGGAGTTTGAGCAAGAAGGTGATGTGTGGGACAATAAGAAAATATGCCCTGGAAAGAAATTCCTTGAAAACAGCCAAGGAAGCAACAGCTTGGCTGTTGCTGGAAACAGATCAGAAGTTCCTCGGACCTCTTACCAAATGGACACCATCACTTACAAAGAGGAGCCTTTCTTCAAGTCAGAGACCTCTCATTCACAAGTGCAAGATAATGCTTCATTTCATAACTTTGTGGAAAACTTGGAGGATAGACATCCTTCTAATTTAAATACATTCCAAACATACAGATGCCAGCACTGCAGTTATGCTACTGCTGTTCCTAACAACTTCAGGCTGCACCTAAAGATACATACGGATGAAAGACCATTCGTGTGTAAAGAGTGCAATGAGACATTTAAAACATCAAACCATTTGCAGAAACACAGCCTTCTTCATGTGAAAAATGGAGAGGAGTTTGGAAGTTGCCTCTTTGCAGAGAGGTGTTTAGAGAAACTTGAATTGCATCATGAAGTCCAGAGAGGCACATACCCAGAAAGGGATTTTGATTCCTGCAAAGGCTCAAACAGCTCCTTGCTTGCTTCAGAAGTTTGGGGAGTTCAGCAAGGTGTTCAGAGGGGCACAGCAAATGATGTGCAAGCACAAAGTCAGCCACTATTATATCAGTGTTCAGAGTGCAGCTATGCTACTGGCATTTTAAGCAACCTGGAGCTGCACATCAGAACTCACACAGGTGAGAAGCCCTACAGCTGCCCCGTTTGTCAGAAGAAGTTCCGTACTTCCAGTCACCTGAAGAGGCACAGACTCACACATTTGAACGTGGGGCATTTCAAGTGCATGAGCTGTGACTACTCGACCAACAAATGGCTGTCCTTGAAGCAGCACCTGGCTTCGCACACCGGGGAGGGAAcctcctctcctggctgcttctACGAGCACAAGGAGCTGCCTGTCAAGACATACAGGTGTGAGGAGTGTGGCTATTGCACAGCCCACAACGGGAACCTGAAGCTGCACCTGAGGATCCACACGGGGGAGAAGCCGTTCCAGTGCGGGCAGTGCTCCCTGGCTTTCCGCACCTCCAGCCACCTCAAGCGCCACTGGCTGACTCACCTCAAGCTGCACTGCAGGAGGTGCAGGTACTCCACGGTGGATAAACAAGCTTTCCAAAAGCAcattaaaacacacaaaaagaagtACAGGTGTGCAAAGTGTAATGTGGTGCTGCCCACCAAAAAACTGCTGGAGAAGCATAAGCAGCGGCACGACGTTGGAATGTGA